Below is a window of Bacteroidales bacterium DNA.
CACTTCGGCACCGTATTCGCGAAAACGCTCCAGGTACCGGTCAGGATCGACGATCATAAGATGCACATCAAGCGGCTTTTTCGCGTATTTCTGGATGGACTTCAGGACGGGAAAACCAAAGGAGATATTCGGCACAAAGACACCGTCCATCACGTCGATATGGAACCAGTCGGCTTCACTGCCATTAACCATTTCGATGTCACGCCGGAGGTTGCCGAAATCGGCTGACAGCATGGAAGGGGCGACGAGCGGAAAACGGTTCATCAACATAATTTATCCAAGGTATGATTTCAGGATTTTGCTACGGGAAGTATGCTTCAGCCGTCGGATAGCCTTTTCTTTGATCTGGCGGACCCGCTCACGGGTCAGGTCAAATTTTTCGCCGATCTCTTCCAGTGTCATCGGGTGCTTGGAATTCAGGCCGAAATAGAGCCTGACCACATCGGCTTCCCTGGAGGTCAGCGTTGAAATAGCCCGGTCAATCTCTTTCCGCAATGATTCCACCATCAGCTCTCTCTCAGGCGTATTGGTCTCGTCACTTCGCAACACATCGTAAAGGGTATTTTCCTCATCCTGGATGAGCGGGGCATCCATCGAAATATGGCGGCCGGAATTACGTATTGATTCCTTGACTTCGCTTTCCGGAATATCAAGCATTTCAGCTATTTCCAAGGAATCAGGCTCTCTTTCATGCTGTTGTTCAAGCCTGGCATAAGCCTTGTTAATCTTATTGATGGAGCCAATTTTGTTGAGCGGAAGGCGCACTATCCTTGATTGCTCTGCCAAAGCCTGAAGGATCGACTGCCTGATCCACCAAACGGCATAGGAAATGAATTTAAAACCACGGGTTTCATCGAAACGCTGAGCTGCTTTGATCAATCCCAGGTTGCCCTCGTTGATGAGGTCGGGGAGGCTTAGCCCCTGGTTCTGATATTGCTTGGAAACCGATACCACGAAACGAAGGTTGGCCTTAGTCAGTTTCTCTAAAGCATCCTTATCACCGGCCTTGATCCGGCGGGCCAGCTCGACTTCTTCTTCCGCAGTAATAAGCTCAACCCTACCGATTTCCTGCAAATACTTATCAAGCGAAGCAGTTTCACGGTTGGTAACTTGTTTAGTAATCTTTAACTGGCGCATAGGTCGGTTTATAGGGAGTACAAAGCTAAAGTAATTTGTACGATTCCGGCGCAGTTATGTTTCAAAAATTTATTGCCTTTGTGGAGGCGCAGGGAGCAATGCTTTCCTGGACAATTTAAGTTTTCCCGTACTGGTATCAACACCAATGAGTTTCACTTCAATTTGCTGTCCGACTTTCATGTATTCTTCGATATCTGTCACGCGTTTCCAGTCGATCTCGGATATGTGCAGCAAACCTTCTTTACCTGGCAGGATCTCGATAAAAGCGCCGAAAGCAACGATACTCTTCACTTTTCCATTGTATATATCACCGACTTCGGGCACGGCCACGATCTTTTTGATGCGGTCTTTTGCCGCTTCGATCGATTCTTTGTTGCTTGAAAATATATCGATCACCCCGGTTTCCCCGACTTCTTCGATAATGATTGTTGCGCCGGTATCTTTCTGAATTTCCTGGATGATTTTTCCGCCAGGCCCTATAATTGCACCGATAAACTCCTTAGGTACCGTCATTTTTTCGATCCTTGGCACAAACGGTTTATAGTCTTCTCTTGGGGTGGAAATGGTCTTCATCATCTCACCAAGGATATGATTCCTTCCCCGGCGGGCTTGTTCCAAAGCTTGTTGCATGATTTCGAAGGATAAGCCTTCAATTTTAATATCCATCTGGCAGGCCGTAATACCATCTGCCGTGCCGGTGACTTTGAAGTCCATGTCACCCAGATGATCTTCATCCCCCAGGATATCGGATAAAACAGCATACTTACCGGTTTCTTTGTCCGTTATTAATCCCATCGCTATACCTGAGACTGGTTTTTTAATCTTAACACCTGCATCCATCAGGGCAAGTGTACCGCCACAGACGGAAGCCATAGAGGAAGAACCGTTGGATTCGAGGATATCTGATACAATCCTGACTGTATAAGGATTTACATCATCTGCCGGTATTACAGGCTTAAGGGCACGCATGGCCAGGTTGCCATGGCCGATCTCACGGCGGCTGGTTCCACGTATAGGTTTAACTTCACCGGTTGAAAAACCGGGGAAATTGTAATGCAGCAGGAAATCGCTTGATCCTTCAATAACTGCTCCGTCAAGAACCTGCTTATCAAGCTTGGTACCAAGGGTTACTGTAACCAGGGCCTGGGTTTCACCACGTGTAAATATGGCTGAGCCGTGGGCAGCAGGTAAATAATCAACTTCGGACCAGATCGGGCGGATGTCCTCCAGGCCACGTCCATCAAGCCTTTTTCTTTCCACAAGAATGCAATTCCTGACTGCCAGTTTCTCGGTATCTTCAAAATAACGGTTGATCAGTGGCTCCAATTCCTTGCGTTTATCTTCCGCAATTGTTTCTATAAAGTTTGCCTTTACATTTGCAAATGCTTCATGACGAAGTTGCTTGTTTGCAACACCCTTCCCGGCAATTTCATAAAATTTAGGATAGGCAAAATCATGTATTGTCTGCTGTAAAGCGGCGTCATCGACTAATTCAGGCACAGCCATTTTATCTTTTTTCTCAGAAAGCATTTCGGCCAATTCGATCTGGGCACGGCATTGAACTTTGATGGCTTCATGGCCAGATTTAATCGCTTCAAGCATATCGGCTTCAGAGATCTCCTTCATCTGGCCTTCGACCATGACGATATTATCAATGGTAGCTGCGACCATCATGTCCATGTCTGCTTCTTCAGTCTGGGCAATGGAGGGATTGATAATAAGCTGGCCTTTTACCTTGCCAACCCTTACTTCTGATATCGGCCCGAGGAAAGGTATATTGGAAACCATGATAGCAGATGAGGCAGCCAGAGCCACTAAAGTGTCGGGAAGATTTTTTTTATCACCTGAAATCAACATAACCTGAACCTGGATCTCATTGAGAAAATTATCCGGGAACAATGGCCTGAGGGCCCGATCCACCAAACGGGAGATAAGTATTTCATATTCTGAAGGACGAGCTTCTCTTTTGAAGAAGCCTCCGGGAAATTTGCCGGTCGCGGAGTATTTTTCTTTATACTCAACCGTAAGCGGAAAGTAGCCTGCATTTTCCGAAGCCTCGGGGGCTACGAGTACGGTAGCGAGCAACATCGTGTCGTCCATTCTTACAACAACAGCTCCTGCAGCCTGTTTGGCCAATCTTCCGGTTTCAATGGAAATCTCGCGTCCGTCTTCTAACTTGAATTTTTTGATAATTGCTTTTGATGACATTTTCTTCTTTTTTTTCTATTTGATTGATAAACATGAAAAAAGGCAATGCTGAGATTGCCTTTTTTCTTATATTCCTGACAATGATTGTCTATTTTCTAATGCCAAGGTTCTTGACTATTGCCCGGTATCTCTCAATATCGACCTCCTTCAGGTATTCCAGCAGGCTGCGGCGTTTACCGACCAGCGCTACCAGCGACCGGCGGGTGGCAAAGTCTTTCCGGTTTTCCTTTAAATGACCTGTCAGGTAATTGATCCGGTGCGTGAACATAGCGATCTGCCCTTCTGGTGAACCGGTATCGAATTCCGATTTTCCAAATCCGGAGAAAAACTCCTTTTTCTTTTCTGACGAGAGATACATATCGATCTTATTATTAGGTTTAAATTGAGCCGGCAAAGATAATAATAATTTTTAAAAATTCAACATCGGGTCGGATTAATTATAGAATGAATATTTTACACTTTATCCTGGAACCAGAAGTTGCCATGGGATGGTTTTTGGCTTATTCCGGTTTAACCCATACCAGTTTCCATTGCGTACCATATAGTTCATAAGTAGTCCAGTACGTCAGTTTTTTTACGATTTCCCAGGTTCCGGTTTTATAAAATGAATAGGATGTTGTTCCACTTTCTTCGGCATCAATTTTCCTTCCGGCAGTAATCAACTCAGGGAAATCCATGTATAAAGAATCGGTAAACAGGTTGCGGCCGATCTCGGATACATCCTGGTTGTACAGCATTTTGCCTCCCTTTTCCATCACCCAGAGTTCAAACGCCTGGCCTTCGTTGATAGGCTTCATGATATTGCCTAAAATCTTTTCTGGAAGGAACAGTGCGGTAATGCCTCCTAAAATGGAATTATTTTTTACGATCGGGTGCATAATGACTGCCGCATAAAAACCCTCCACGGCAAGAAATTGCTGGCTCAGAACCGGTAGCTCAGTTTCATAAGCCTTGATAACATGATTCTGGAGGCTGATATCAGATCCCTGGAAATCATGGTAAACTGCCGGCTCAATGATTTGCATTATTCCTGCGGGAGTAATCTGCGCAAATTCGGTTACATCATTGAATTCATTCACTAGTTCCAGCAGCTTCGCCCGGATAAGGGTTGTATCCATGTTGATGGAACCCATGTACTCTACAGCCGCTGCCATTTTTTGATCAAGACTTGCGAATTCTGCTGTCAGATTAGTTTTTGATGTCACAAGAGCGTCAGGAAGCTCAACAGCTTCCTTCTTGCATCCGGCTGAAAAAATGGCAAGGCTGATAATTAAAAAAGTCAGTTTTGCTTTCATAGTTTAGTTTATTTATGACTTCATAGCGGATTTTTTATCCGGGAACACTGAAAAAATGGAAGAAAAGCCTGATATATCGAAAATTTCCTTAATCCCGGGTTGAAGGTTGCACAGACTGAACTGCCCTTTTACAGCTATCATTTTTTTCTGAACAATCAGGAAGACCCTCAATCCAGAGCTGCTTATATAATTTAACCCGGAGCAGTCCAGGATTATTTTGGTGCACCCTCTTTCGATTACCCCCATCATTGGCTTTTCAAACTCACTGGCATTGGTGCTGTCGATGCGTCCTTCCACACTGACAATTGTGTAGTCTTTTGACGATTCAACTTGTACATTCATGATTCGATATTTTTAGTAAGCATTAAATAATTTCTGTTTTCTTTACGTTGGTATTCAACTTTATCCATGATCTTTTTGATCAGGAATATTCCTAAACCGCCTATCGGCCTGGTTTCTACTGACAAAGTGATGTCGGGATCTATTTTTAAGGTAGGATCGTACTCATGTCCATCATCAATAATTGAAATGGAAAGCATATCTCCGATTTTTTTAAAATAAATCTCAATAGTATGCTTATTATCATCATCAAATCCATAATCATTAATATTGGTCAAAGCTTCTTCCAGAACTAAGTTTAAAGAAAATACCAGGGGCATAGATAGCTCCCATTCCTCGCCAAGTTCATTCAAAAAAACTTCCACCCTGGCTAATTCATCAATTTGATTATTTACCCACAAAACTTTCTCAAGTGATTCTTTATCCATTTTAAACAGTTATTATCTTTGTGATGTGATTCAATCCAATCGTGAATATCAAAAGAAGTGCAATAAATTAAGAATTCAATTAATTTAGACAAAAGCATTTTCAATACAAATATAGCAGATATTACAAAGTAATTCCTGCAACGAGATATACACTTTTACTTGAGGGATTTAAGATAAGGCTTACGCTTAGGGGTAATGAAAAGCGATCAGTCACCGGAATAGATTTTTTTACCGTACAGCCAATATTAACAAAGGCTGCTTTTGGGGCGTAGTACGTGCCTTTTAGCTGATAGCCTGCAAAAGCAACGAAGTCAGCAGTGCCTAATTTATGAAAGTACTGAAGTTCAAGGTAAATACTCTTTGAAGTGTCGGCACCATAAAAGAAATAGGCCGCAATGAAATTAAAAGGCACTGTTTCGCCTCCTGAAAGCAATACCTGGGCTTCGAGAACATGGGCGGTAGTCTCCTCGCGGTAGTTGAAAAAATCAAAAGCGGAAGTATCATTAAAGCTCCAGTAATCCCAAATAGCAATGGTAACAAAGCCAATGGTTTTCGATAGGTAAAAGTCGGTTTCCTGTCCACCCTCCCCGGTTAATTTGTAAGCGCCCCAGGCGCCAAGAGTGAAGCCTTTCAAAGAGGCCGACACACAGGGTTGAATACTGGGGGCATGCCCGTTTTCCAAACCGCGCCATATAAATCGGCTCATAAGGTCAACATTTGCTGATAGAGACACAGCCGGAAGAGTATCCGATTGAGCGGATAGCGATGAAGCGCAAAAACATAACCATGACGCTGCAAACAATTGTAAAGCGCCGAGTTTTATTTTCATAATCTGATAAATATGCTGATTTTAGTCCCTTTATAATTTAAAAGAAACCATAAACTGATCTTTGGGCAGAATTGGTCCATAGGCTCTTGAAAATCCAAATGAAAGTGTTGATTTGAGCAGTGAAAAGAGAACGATCTCAAAATCGAGCTGTACTCCCGATGAAAAGTAGTTTTGCTGCGGCTGGTCGTTAGCAATATTCGTGAAAATACCCATGCCAAAGAGGGTAAACCTGGCATAGGTTGAATAAAGGCCCTTCAGTCCGAAACGTTTGAATCGAATGGGTTTAAAATTAATCTCCGTCGAAAATTTTCCATAGTTAAGCGCTGAAATTGCATCAATCTCAACACCCGGGAAACCTGACATTTCGCGATATTGCTGCACTGAGCGGTAATCGACATAATTATTGCCAAACCCGCCAAAGTAAAAGTAGGAGTTGGTTTTATCCGATTCTCCAAACGACTGGCCTGCCGAAGTCCTGAACCAAAGCGATGAATTCCTCAATGGCAGTAAAAAACCAAAATCAAAGTTACTGATCAGCTGCGGATAAAATGTTTGCTTTGCAAAACTGGTAAAGGCAAAAACATTCCAGTCATAGCCCTGTTCGGGCTCAATGGCGCCGAGCGATTTGCGCAAATAACTTTTATGGAAGTTTATGGTTGCGACATACAAATTGCGGTAATCGGAGGCAATATTCTGGTAAAATGGTAATGTTTCAAGGTCACCGTAAGCGGTCAGTTTGATGTAGAAATCGGTTTTCGATGGAGAAAACCTGTTTAACAATTTGTAA
It encodes the following:
- a CDS encoding STAS domain-containing protein, translating into MNVQVESSKDYTIVSVEGRIDSTNASEFEKPMMGVIERGCTKIILDCSGLNYISSSGLRVFLIVQKKMIAVKGQFSLCNLQPGIKEIFDISGFSSIFSVFPDKKSAMKS
- the pnp gene encoding polyribonucleotide nucleotidyltransferase, encoding MSSKAIIKKFKLEDGREISIETGRLAKQAAGAVVVRMDDTMLLATVLVAPEASENAGYFPLTVEYKEKYSATGKFPGGFFKREARPSEYEILISRLVDRALRPLFPDNFLNEIQVQVMLISGDKKNLPDTLVALAASSAIMVSNIPFLGPISEVRVGKVKGQLIINPSIAQTEEADMDMMVAATIDNIVMVEGQMKEISEADMLEAIKSGHEAIKVQCRAQIELAEMLSEKKDKMAVPELVDDAALQQTIHDFAYPKFYEIAGKGVANKQLRHEAFANVKANFIETIAEDKRKELEPLINRYFEDTEKLAVRNCILVERKRLDGRGLEDIRPIWSEVDYLPAAHGSAIFTRGETQALVTVTLGTKLDKQVLDGAVIEGSSDFLLHYNFPGFSTGEVKPIRGTSRREIGHGNLAMRALKPVIPADDVNPYTVRIVSDILESNGSSSMASVCGGTLALMDAGVKIKKPVSGIAMGLITDKETGKYAVLSDILGDEDHLGDMDFKVTGTADGITACQMDIKIEGLSFEIMQQALEQARRGRNHILGEMMKTISTPREDYKPFVPRIEKMTVPKEFIGAIIGPGGKIIQEIQKDTGATIIIEEVGETGVIDIFSSNKESIEAAKDRIKKIVAVPEVGDIYNGKVKSIVAFGAFIEILPGKEGLLHISEIDWKRVTDIEEYMKVGQQIEVKLIGVDTSTGKLKLSRKALLPAPPQRQ
- a CDS encoding RNA polymerase sigma factor RpoD/SigA, with protein sequence MRQLKITKQVTNRETASLDKYLQEIGRVELITAEEEVELARRIKAGDKDALEKLTKANLRFVVSVSKQYQNQGLSLPDLINEGNLGLIKAAQRFDETRGFKFISYAVWWIRQSILQALAEQSRIVRLPLNKIGSINKINKAYARLEQQHEREPDSLEIAEMLDIPESEVKESIRNSGRHISMDAPLIQDEENTLYDVLRSDETNTPERELMVESLRKEIDRAISTLTSREADVVRLYFGLNSKHPMTLEEIGEKFDLTRERVRQIKEKAIRRLKHTSRSKILKSYLG
- a CDS encoding ATP-binding protein — its product is MDKESLEKVLWVNNQIDELARVEVFLNELGEEWELSMPLVFSLNLVLEEALTNINDYGFDDDNKHTIEIYFKKIGDMLSISIIDDGHEYDPTLKIDPDITLSVETRPIGGLGIFLIKKIMDKVEYQRKENRNYLMLTKNIES
- the rpsO gene encoding 30S ribosomal protein S15, producing the protein MYLSSEKKKEFFSGFGKSEFDTGSPEGQIAMFTHRINYLTGHLKENRKDFATRRSLVALVGKRRSLLEYLKEVDIERYRAIVKNLGIRK